One Epinephelus moara isolate mb chromosome 20, YSFRI_EMoa_1.0, whole genome shotgun sequence genomic window carries:
- the mbtps1 gene encoding membrane-bound transcription factor site-1 protease: MVCATLHLKMLLLPVWASMLLGLLMGFLPVVGMEPTGGAKSKSDHTPNTEPLSSSSGSNCSQLTLKLEFSSQVVEHEYIVAFTGYFSAKARSLYISSALRNAGDGALEWHIVPRENPASDFPSDFELVHIRQASPSRLTTLEDHPYIKRVTPQRKVFRMLKYIPSPEPAAPCNATRGTQKWQSWQSSRPFRRTSLSLGSGFWHATGRHSSRRLLRAIPRHVAQILQADVLWQMGHTGSGVKVAVFDTGLSEKHPHFKNVKERTNWTNEKTLDDGLGHGTFVAGVIASMRECQGFAPDSELHIFRVFTNNQVSYTSWFLDAFNYAILKKIDVLNLSIGGPDFMDHPFVDKVWELTANRVIMVSAIGNDGPLYGTLNNPADQMDVIGVGGIDFEDNIARFSSRGMTTWELPGGYGRVKPDIVTYGSGVRGSGMKEGCRSLSGTSVASPVVAGAVTLLASTVLNRELVNPASMKQALIASARRLPGVNMFEQGHGKLDLIRAYQILNSYRPQASLSPSYIDLTECPYMWPYCSQPIYYGGMPTIVNVTILNGMGVTGRIVDKPIWQPYLPQNGDHIDVAVSYSPVLWPWAGYLAVSISVAKKAASWEGIAQGHVMVTVASPAENDSEVGGELTSTVKLPIKVKIVPTPPRSKRVLWDQYHNLRYPPGYFPRDNLRMKNDPLDWNGDHIHTNFRDMYQHLRSMGYFVEVLGAPITCFDASQYGTLLMVDSEEEYFPEEITKLRRDIDNGLSLIIFSDWYNTSVMRKVKFYDENTRQWWMPDTGGANVPALNDLISVWGMAFSDGLYEGDFTLADHDMYYASGCSIARFPEDGIVIAKNLKDQGLEVLKQETAVVEGVPILGLYQTPSDGGGRIALYGDSNCIDDSHRQKDCFWLLDALLQYTSYSMTPPSLSHSHSRVAPPTGTERPLPQRLEGNHLYRYSKVLEAHLGDPKPRPLPACPHLSWAKPQPLNETAPSNLWKHQKLLSVDLDKVALPNVRAYRPQVRPLSPGESGAWDIPGGIMPGRYNQEVGQTIPVFAFLGAMVVLSFFVVQLTKAKSKPKRRKPRIKRPTYLQQQQQTTSGKNPTV, encoded by the exons ATGGTTTGTGCTACTTTACATCTCAAAATGCTCCTGCTTCCTGTGTGGGCATCCATGCTTTTAGGGCTGCTGATGGGCTTCCTCCCTGTGGTGGGGATGGAGCCAACAGGAGGAGCCAAATCTAAGTCCGACCACACCCCCAACACAGAGCCTCTCTCTTCATCATCTGGCTCCAATTGTTCCCAGTTAACCCTCAAACTGGAGTTTTCCTCCCAGGTGGTGGAACATG agTACATCGTAGCATTTACGGGGTATTTCTCAGCCAAAGCTCGCAGCCTGTACATCAGCAGCGCCCTGCGGAATGCTGGGGACGGAGCGCTGGAGTGGCACATTGTTCCCAGGGAAAACCCAGCATCTGACTTCCCCAGCGACTTTGAGCTGGTCCACATCCGTCAAGCTTCGCCCAGCCGCCTGACGACCTTAGAGGACCACCCTTACATAAAGAGGGTGACCCCGCAACGCAAAGTGTTCCGCATGCTCAAATACATTCCCT CACCCGAACCTGCTGCACCCTGCAATGCCACCCGCGGGACACAAAAATGGCAGTCATGGCAGTCATCCCGCCCTTTCAGACGAACCAGCCTGTCACTTGGCTCGGGGTTCTGGCACGCCACTGGTCGCCACTCCAGCCGGCGTCTGCTGCGGGCCATCCCCCGCCACGTTGCCCAGATCCTGCAGGCAGACGTACTCTGGCAGATGGGACACACCG GCTCTGGTGTGAAGGTGGCAGTGTTTGACACAGGCCTGAGTGAGAAGCACCCACATTTTAAGAACGTGAAGGAAAGGACCAACTGGACTAATGAAAAGACACTGGATGATG GTCTGGGTCATGGAACATTTGTAGCAGGAGTGATAGCCAGTATGAGAGAGTGTCAGGGCTTTGCCCCCGACTCAGAGCTCCACATCTTCCGAGTGTTCACCAACAACCAG GTATCGTACACTTCGTGGTTCCTGGATGCTTTTAACTACGCCATCCTGAAGAAGATTGATGTTCTCAATCTGAGCATTGGGGGGCCTGACTTCATGGACCACCCTTTTGTTGATAAG gtgtgGGAGCTCACTGCTAACAGAGTGATCATGGTCTCTGCTATTGGCAACGATGGACCCCTGTATGG cacCCTGAACAACCCAGCAGACCAGATGGATGTGATCGGGGTCGGAGGGATCGACTTTGAGGACAACATCGCTCGGTTTTCCTCCAGAGGCATGACCACCTGG GAGCTGCCAGGTGGCTATGGCAGGGTGAAGCCTGACATCGTCACCTACGGTTCTGGTGTTCGGGGATCAGGGATGAAGGAGGGGTGTCGCTCTCTGTCTGGGACCAGTGTGGCCTCTCCTGTGGTGGCTGGTGCTGTTACTCTCTTGGCCAG CACCGTTCTGAACAGAGAGCTGGTGAACCCAGCATCCATGAAGCAGGCTCTGATTGCCTCGGCCCGCAGGCTGCCGGGGGTCAACATGTTCGAGCAGGGCCACGGGAAACTAGACCTGATCAGAGCCTACCAGATCCTCAACAGCTACAGACCTCAGGCCAG TCTTTCTCCCAGCTACATCGACCTGACAGAATGTCCGTACATGTGGCCTTACTGCTCTCAGCCCATCTACTATGGAGGAATGCCCACCATCGTCAATGTGACTATTCTCAACGGCATGGGCGTCACAGGCAGAATTGTCGACAAG CCCATCTGGCAGCCCTACCTCCCTCAGAATGGCGACCACATCGATGTGGCGGTCTCGTATTCACCTGTGCTGTGGCCGTGGGCCGGCTACCTGGCTGTGTCTATCTCCGTGGCCAAGAAAGCGGCATCGTGGGAGGGGATCGCTCAAGGTCATGTGATGGTCACAGTGGCGTCGCCTGCAGAAAATGAT TCTGAGGTGGGCGGTGAGCTGACCTCCACAGTCAAACTGCCCATCAAGGTGAAGATTGTACCGACTCCCCCGCGCAGCAAGAGGGTGCTGTGGGACCAGTACCACAATCTGCGCTACCCACCCGGCTACTTTCCCAGAGACAACCTCCGCATGAAAAACGACCCACTGGACTG GAATGGAGACCACATCCACACTAACTTCAGGGACATGTACCAGCACCTAAGGAGTATGGGATACTTTGTCGAGGTGCTTGGAGCACCCATCACATGCTTTGATGCCAGCCAGTATG gcACGTTGCTGATGGTGGACAGCGAGGAGGAGTATTTCCCTGAAGAGATCACCAAGCTGAGGCGAGACATCGACAATGGCCTGTCGCTCATTATCTTCAGTGACTGGTACAACACCTCAGTCATGAGGAAGGTCAAGTTTTACGATGAAAACACCAG GCAGTGGTGGATGCCAGACACAGGGGGCGCTAACGTACCAGCTCTGAATGACCTGATATCAGTGTGGGGGATGGCTTTCAGTGACGGGCTGTATGAAGGAGACTTCACTTTGGCCGATCATGAca TGTACTATGCCTCAGGCTGCAGCATCGCCCGTTTCCCAGAGGATGGAATAGTGATTGCCAAGAACCTAAAGGACCAAG gTCTGGAAGTGTTAAAGCAGGAGACAGCTGTAGTGGAGGGGGTTCCCATCCTCGGACTGTACCAAACACCGTCTGACGGGGGAGGTCGCATTGCTCTGTACGGTGATTCCAACTGTATAGACGACAGCCACAGACAGAAAG ACTGTTTCTGGCTGCTAGATGCTCTCCTTCAGTACACTTCGTACAGTATGACCCCTCCCAGCCTCAGCCACTCCCACAGCAGGGTAGCACCACCCACAGGCACAGAGCGTCCACTGCCACAGAGACTGGAAG GCAACCATCTTTACCGCTACTCCAAAGTTCTTGAAGCTCACCTGGGAGAccctaagccccgcccactgcCAGCCTGCCCCCACCTGTCTTGGGCAAAGCCACAGCCACTCAACGAGACGGCACCCAG TAACCTGTGGAAGCACCAGAAGCTTCTCTCAGTGGATCTGGACAAAGTGGCTCTACCTAATGTGAGGGCTTACCGTCCCCAGGTCAGACCTCTGTCTCCTGGGGAGAGTGGGGCCTGGGACATCCCTGGAG GGATAATGCCTGGCAGATACAACCAAGAAGTGGGCCAGACCATCCCCGTGTTCGCCTTCCTGGGAGCAATGGTCGTCCTGTCCTTTTTCGTGGTCCAGCTCACAAAGGCCAAGAGCAAACCCAAGCGCAGGAAACCTCGCATTAAACGGCCCACGtacctccagcagcagcaacagacgACAAGTGGGAAAAACCCCACAGTTTGA